Part of the Sphingomonas morindae genome, ATCCGCGACGAGCTGCGCCACTGCCCGCGCACCCAGGGCGGGGTGGCGGTGGATATCGGCGCCGGCTCCGGCGTGGGCGGGCTGGTGGCGGCGCGCGCCTGCCCGGGGCTGCGGCTGCATCTGCTCGATATCAACCCCGAAGCGCTCCGCTTCGCGCGCATCAACGCCGCCGCCGCCGGCGTCGCGGCGGCGCTGCATTGCGGCGGCGACCTGGCCGGGATCGACGGCCCGATCGACATCGCGCTCGCCAACCCGCCCTACATCATGGACACGCATGCGCGCGCCTATCGCGACGGCGGCGGCATGCATGGCGGCGAGGTGGCGCTCGCCATGGCGCGCGATGCGCTCGGCCGGCTCGCGCCCGAGGGCCGGCTGATCCTCTATACGGGCAGCGCCATCGTGCGCGGCGCCGACGCGCTGCGCGAGGCGCTGGCGGATGCGGCGGCGGCGGCCGGGGCGAGGCTGCGCTACCGCGAGATCGATCCCGATATTTTCGGCGAGGAGCTGGAAACGCCGGCCTATGCCGATGTCGATCGGATCGCGCTGGTCGCCGCCATTTTCGAGCGCGCGGGCTGATTCGCGCGGCTCAGCGCCGCACCCGCGC contains:
- a CDS encoding methyltransferase translates to MDLALASAPRDSLTPEDAALVALLRHLEATGYAFVTPTPATHQRVVARADRAQARDLADALGWSLPFARGTLDATVEALLARAAMLAPEPDGRVRARVRVSRLGHDLFLHSAYPTLAEDAVFFGPDSYRFADLIRDELRHCPRTQGGVAVDIGAGSGVGGLVAARACPGLRLHLLDINPEALRFARINAAAAGVAAALHCGGDLAGIDGPIDIALANPPYIMDTHARAYRDGGGMHGGEVALAMARDALGRLAPEGRLILYTGSAIVRGADALREALADAAAAAGARLRYREIDPDIFGEELETPAYADVDRIALVAAIFERAG